Proteins from one Rhinoraja longicauda isolate Sanriku21f chromosome 41, sRhiLon1.1, whole genome shotgun sequence genomic window:
- the LOC144611747 gene encoding putative G-protein coupled receptor 139, protein MGYAAIYYIASIYYPILAAIGIIVNLTAIVILRRGKCGLSQCITRYLVLMAAADLAVVFVTVIVEQINNIYVLVNFLLITPVCAVTLVLGIATTDWSVWFTVAFTFDRYIAISCQRLRKQYCTERTANVVEVTVGIVSSVRCIPFYFMVEPYEIIDRVPWRCVQKAEIFTSPYWKALILFDGVITPLLPICLIIFLNGLTVKNIIAANNVRRSLMNITENKKDPEMENRRKSMILLFALSANFILLWMPFVIHAMIWQAENYFYSDRYLNSPVYIAQQFGFMLQFLSSCTNTCIYGLTQRKFRDELKNGMKYIFTLNGRLFK, encoded by the coding sequence TTAATTTAACGGCGATTGTGATCTTACGCCGCGGAAAATGTGGTCTCTCCCaatgcatcactcgctacctCGTGCTAATGGCGGCAGCAGACCTGGCGGTAGTTTTCGTTACGGTTATAGTGGAGCAAATTAATAATATCTATGTGCTTGTTAACTTCCTGCTTATAACACCGGTGTGCGCTGTAACACTCGTTCTGGGAATTGCAACCACGGACTGGTCCGTTTGGTTTACGGTAGCATTTACTTTCGATCGCTACATCGCCATTTCCTGTCAGAGGCTGCGGAAACAATATTGCACCGAGAGAACAGCGAATGTTGTCGAGGTAACAGTTGGGATAGTGAGCTCTGTAAGGTGCATTCCGTTTTATTTTATGGTGGAACCTTACGAAATAATTGACCGAGTTCCATGGCGTTGCGTCCAAAAAGCTGAGATCTTTACTTCGCCCTACTGGAAAGCCCTAATTTTATTTGACGGTGTTATAACACCGTTATTGCCGATCTGTTTAATCATATTCCTCAACGGATTAACAGTCAAAAATATTATAGCAGCGAATAATGTTCGCCGGAGTCTCATGAACATCACTGAGAATAAGAAGGATCCTGAGATGGAGAACCGGAGAAAGTCAATGATTTTATTGTTCGCTCTATCGGCCAATTTCATCTTATTGTGGATGCCCTTCGTAATACACGCCATGATATGGCAAGCGGAAAATTACTTCTACTCAGACAGATATTTGAACAGCCCGGTATACATCGCACAACAGTTCGGGTTTATGTTACAGTTTCTCagttcctgcaccaacacgtgtatctaTGGACTGACACAGAGAAAATTCAGGGACGAGCTGAAGAATGGaatgaaatatatatttacatTAAACGGGCGGCTATTTAAATGA